Proteins encoded within one genomic window of Episyrphus balteatus chromosome 1, idEpiBalt1.1, whole genome shotgun sequence:
- the LOC129907694 gene encoding uncharacterized protein LOC129907694 has translation MAANKSINAKFIALLIEEYRALPSLWEVESDGYKNKHIKAADYNHLLTIMRAIDPLLTMQELKKKIAGVRTCYRRELKKVLKSSGKGKRVYIPSLWYFDDIDFLRHQEPKSPGPRRNALVKTADGDDDEHVDEEDDGDEDDNDDQDDCNNHFEPEPDPIEEEVDQKPILRKYKIKARKSKELKRSFFTRNTFVAKSVTHSDVLQPQAPQQETKKDDSTIFSESWAILFRKLSPEQQLYGKRCIDEVLYQGQLGNLNSHTYRNIEGYANESTAQSHHQGQPSYHTGNVKPIVVNEIDPSFDEL, from the exons ATGGCAGCAAATAAAAGTATCAATGCAAAATTCATTGCGCTTTTAATCGAAGAATACAGAGCTTTGCCATCCCTGTGGGAGGTCGAAAGTGATggctataaaaataaacacatcaAAGCAGCCGATTACAATCATCTTTTGACAATAATGAGAGCCATCGATCCACTGTTGACGATGCAagaacttaagaaaaaaattgccgGTGTCAGGACTTGCTATCGTCGGGAAttgaaaaaagtattgaaaagtAGTGGGAAGGGGAAGAGAGTTTATATTCCATCGCTATGGTATTTTGATGATATTGATTTCCTTCGTCATCAAGAGCCAAAGTCACCAGGACCAAGAAGAAATGCACTTGTTAAAACTgctgatggtgatgatgatgaacaTGTTGATGAAGAAGATGATGGTGACgaagatgataatgatgatCAAGACGATTGTAATAATCATTTTGAACCCGAACCTGATCCTATCGAAGAAGAAGTTgatcaaaaaccaattttacgAAAATAT aaaataaaagcaCGAAAATCCAAAGAACTTAAAAGATCATTTTTTACGAGAAATACATTTGTGGCTAAGTCTGTAACACATTCTGACGTTTTACAACCACAGGCTCCACagcaagaaacaaaaaaagatgaTTCTACGATTTTCAGTGAATCGTGGGCGATTCTATTCAGAAAACTTTCTCCAGAACAACAATTATATGGAAAAAGATGTATCGATGAAGTTTTGTATCAAGGTCAACTGGGAAATTTAAATTCTCATACCTATCGTAATATAGAAGGCTACGCTAATGAGTCGACAGCACAATCTCACCATCAAGGGCAACCATCATACCACACTGGTAATGTTAAGCCAATTGTGGTTAACGAAATTGATCCATCTTTTGACGAATTATAA